In Marivirga salinae, a single window of DNA contains:
- the dnaK gene encoding molecular chaperone DnaK: protein MGKIIGIDLGTTNSCVAVMEGNEPVVIPNSEGRRTTPSIVAFLDEGKGERKVGDPAKRQAITNPANTIASVKRFMGKKFSEISEEKKIASYKVESGANDTVRVKVGDRNYTPQELSAMILQKMKSTAEDYLGTEVTEAVITVPAYFNDAERQATKEAGQIAGLEVKRIINEPTAAALAYGLDKRDKDQNIAVYDLGGGTFDISILELGDGVFEVKSTNGDVHLGGDDFDQVIINWLANEFKEEQGIDLKQDPMALQRLKEAAEKAKIELSSSTETEVNLPYIMPVDGVPKHLVRKLSRSKFEQLSDDLVKRSMAPVKKALEDAGLSPSEIDEVILVGGSTRIPRIQEEVEKFFGKKPSKGVNPDEVVAIGAAIQGGVLTGEVKDVLLLDVTPLSLGIETMGGVMTKLIESNTTIPSKKSETFSTASDNQPSVEIHVLQGERSMAKDNRSIGRFHLDGIPPAPRGVPQVEVTFDIDANGILNVSAKDKGTGKEQKIRIEASSGLSDEEIEKMRKEAEANAEADKKEKEKIDKINQADSLIFQTEKQMKEFGEKLSEGNKTAINDALAKLKEAHSSQDVEAIDSSMEGLNNAWQAASQEIYQAQQEAGGAEGQPGGQADQQPEGESGDGVDDVEYEEVNDDDKKDSK, encoded by the coding sequence ATGGGAAAAATTATTGGAATTGACTTAGGTACTACCAACTCCTGTGTGGCGGTAATGGAGGGTAATGAACCCGTTGTAATCCCCAACAGTGAGGGTAGAAGAACTACTCCTTCTATTGTAGCGTTTTTGGATGAAGGGAAAGGCGAACGAAAAGTAGGTGATCCTGCAAAACGTCAAGCTATTACCAACCCTGCCAATACAATTGCATCAGTAAAAAGATTTATGGGTAAGAAATTCTCTGAAATTTCAGAAGAGAAAAAAATTGCTTCTTACAAAGTAGAATCTGGTGCTAACGACACAGTTAGAGTTAAAGTAGGAGATAGAAATTATACTCCTCAAGAATTATCTGCGATGATACTTCAAAAAATGAAGTCTACAGCAGAAGATTACTTAGGGACGGAAGTTACAGAAGCTGTTATTACAGTTCCTGCTTATTTCAACGATGCAGAGCGTCAGGCAACGAAAGAAGCTGGACAAATTGCAGGATTGGAAGTTAAAAGAATCATTAACGAGCCTACTGCAGCAGCTTTGGCTTACGGATTAGACAAAAGAGATAAAGATCAAAATATTGCCGTTTACGATTTAGGTGGTGGTACTTTCGATATCTCTATTCTTGAGTTAGGTGATGGCGTATTTGAAGTAAAATCTACCAATGGTGATGTTCACTTAGGTGGTGATGACTTCGATCAGGTAATCATCAACTGGTTAGCAAACGAATTCAAAGAAGAGCAAGGTATTGACTTGAAACAAGATCCAATGGCGTTGCAGAGATTGAAAGAAGCTGCTGAGAAAGCTAAGATTGAGTTGTCGAGTTCTACTGAAACAGAAGTGAACTTACCTTATATTATGCCAGTAGATGGCGTGCCGAAACACTTGGTTAGAAAATTAAGTCGTTCAAAATTCGAGCAATTATCTGACGACTTAGTGAAAAGATCAATGGCTCCAGTTAAGAAAGCTTTAGAAGATGCTGGATTATCTCCTTCTGAAATTGATGAAGTTATCTTGGTAGGTGGTTCAACCCGTATCCCAAGAATTCAAGAAGAAGTAGAGAAATTCTTTGGCAAGAAACCTTCTAAAGGTGTAAACCCTGATGAGGTAGTAGCAATTGGTGCTGCAATTCAAGGTGGTGTATTAACTGGTGAGGTGAAAGACGTTCTATTATTGGATGTAACTCCATTATCATTAGGTATTGAAACCATGGGTGGAGTCATGACTAAATTGATAGAATCGAACACTACGATTCCTTCTAAGAAGTCAGAAACATTCAGTACTGCTTCAGACAATCAGCCTTCAGTGGAAATTCACGTATTGCAAGGTGAGAGGTCAATGGCAAAGGATAACCGTTCAATCGGTAGATTCCACTTGGATGGAATTCCACCAGCACCAAGAGGAGTTCCTCAAGTAGAGGTTACATTCGATATTGATGCTAATGGTATCTTGAATGTATCTGCCAAAGATAAAGGAACTGGAAAAGAGCAAAAAATCAGAATCGAGGCTTCTTCTGGATTGTCAGATGAAGAAATCGAGAAAATGAGAAAAGAGGCAGAAGCAAATGCTGAAGCCGATAAAAAAGAGAAAGAGAAGATTGATAAAATCAATCAGGCTGACTCTTTAATTTTCCAAACTGAGAAGCAAATGAAAGAGTTTGGCGAAAAGTTATCTGAAGGCAATAAAACTGCCATCAACGATGCTCTAGCTAAATTGAAAGAAGCGCATAGCAGCCAAGATGTTGAAGCAATTGATAGCTCAATGGAAGGTTTGAATAATGCATGGCAAGCTGCTTCACAGGAAATCTACCAAGCGCAACAAGAAGCTGGTGGAGCTGAAGGTCAGCCAGGCGGACAAGCAGATCAACAACCTGAAGGCGAAAGCGGTGATGGTGTAGATGATGTGGAATACGAAGAAGTAAATGATGATGATAAAAAGGATTCTAAATAA
- a CDS encoding AI-2E family transporter: MIVFIAGITILWIGKPVVFPLAAGLLLSFILLPVVNFLERKSFPKFFAILITILTLISIVGTVIFLYSNQIIKIIDQFGSFQNQIIYTVNSVVEGINKNLDLKENLKTPEVMNKAKEVVENNKFLPQVISSVFKSLGNILLFLVFTILFLNYRTGLLKAIKKFGKDQETRNNIEDAVFKASKVGRNYVLGYLLLIIILTIINTTGLLIIGIEYPLFFGFLPALFCIIPYIGSLMGASLVLLFTIFNYDSLVYPVSVAGLFWLSQLLESNVLNPKIVGENLKLSVLFVIITLMVGQLIWGIAGLILSVPMMAIFKVFCNHFEPLKPISSLIGTEIHMAPGETHSDLFTNIKRFFNKSDKKD, encoded by the coding sequence ATGATTGTTTTTATAGCAGGCATTACCATTTTATGGATAGGTAAGCCTGTGGTCTTCCCCTTAGCGGCTGGTCTCTTACTTTCATTTATTCTTTTACCGGTAGTTAATTTTTTGGAGAGAAAATCCTTCCCTAAATTTTTTGCTATTTTGATTACTATATTGACCTTAATTAGCATAGTAGGTACAGTAATCTTTTTATATTCCAATCAGATTATTAAAATAATTGATCAGTTTGGCTCTTTCCAGAATCAAATAATTTATACAGTTAATAGTGTAGTAGAAGGCATCAATAAAAATCTCGACCTTAAAGAAAATCTGAAAACACCCGAGGTAATGAACAAAGCTAAGGAGGTTGTAGAAAATAATAAATTTCTCCCTCAGGTGATCAGTAGTGTTTTTAAATCATTAGGAAACATTTTACTTTTCCTCGTCTTCACCATCTTATTCCTAAACTATAGAACAGGATTGCTTAAGGCCATTAAAAAATTTGGCAAAGATCAAGAAACAAGGAATAACATAGAAGATGCCGTATTTAAGGCTTCTAAAGTTGGTAGAAACTATGTATTAGGATATTTACTTTTAATTATAATTCTGACAATCATAAACACCACTGGACTATTAATAATTGGGATTGAATACCCTTTGTTCTTTGGGTTTTTGCCTGCATTGTTTTGTATAATCCCTTATATAGGCTCATTAATGGGCGCCAGCCTCGTTTTGCTTTTTACGATATTTAATTATGACTCATTAGTATATCCTGTAAGTGTGGCAGGCCTTTTTTGGCTGAGTCAACTGCTGGAAAGCAATGTACTTAATCCTAAAATAGTAGGAGAGAATCTTAAACTAAGTGTGTTATTTGTAATTATTACGCTAATGGTTGGACAATTAATATGGGGAATAGCAGGGCTTATCCTTTCGGTACCGATGATGGCTATTTTTAAAGTTTTTTGCAACCATTTTGAACCATTGAAACCCATTTCATCATTAATTGGAACAGAAATACATATGGCCCCAGGAGAAACCCATTCAGATCTATTTACAAATATTAAAAGATTCTTCAATAAATCGGATAAGAAAGACTAG
- a CDS encoding TrmH family RNA methyltransferase, whose amino-acid sequence MEIQKSHHEYKSASIEHQIVLIAENIRTPENAGMIMRLADAFGIQQLFFVGEHAVELSTKVKRASRNTYKTVNFQYIADATEIVTDFTNEGFTPIALEITNSSKPLKAFKAKKNQKFVVIVGGERQGVSETLLKMCTEHYHIPMFGKNSSINVVNALAVGLYKITENH is encoded by the coding sequence GTGGAAATTCAAAAATCACATCATGAGTATAAAAGTGCTTCTATAGAACATCAAATTGTTTTAATAGCTGAAAATATTCGCACTCCTGAAAATGCAGGGATGATAATGAGGCTTGCTGATGCTTTCGGAATTCAACAACTATTTTTTGTGGGAGAACATGCCGTAGAGCTTAGCACAAAAGTAAAAAGAGCATCCAGAAATACTTATAAAACAGTTAACTTTCAATATATAGCTGATGCCACTGAAATTGTAACAGATTTCACAAATGAGGGTTTTACGCCAATAGCATTGGAAATTACGAACTCAAGTAAGCCATTAAAAGCATTTAAAGCCAAAAAAAATCAGAAATTTGTTGTCATTGTTGGAGGTGAAAGACAAGGGGTTTCTGAGACTTTATTAAAAATGTGCACCGAACATTACCATATTCCAATGTTTGGGAAAAATTCCTCAATTAATGTGGTCAATGCATTAGCTGTTGGACTTTACAAAATAACAGAGAACCATTAA
- a CDS encoding DUF4168 domain-containing protein, whose product MMKKRIFATAIMSMFAVVLFAQQQMPMQQKEVSTDYSDDEIETFVEANLDVTKVQQESQKKVMGIIEENDMNLERFNEIVAIQQGQSDEEVEPKELEKFNAAAQEVMAHNQKTQSKMVAALKNHDISEEKYQNIMMAYQQDEEFRKKVDSIVQAKANG is encoded by the coding sequence ATGATGAAAAAAAGAATTTTCGCAACCGCTATAATGTCAATGTTTGCAGTCGTTTTATTTGCTCAGCAGCAAATGCCAATGCAACAGAAAGAAGTTTCGACAGATTATAGTGATGATGAAATTGAGACCTTTGTAGAGGCGAATTTGGATGTAACCAAAGTTCAACAAGAGTCACAAAAAAAAGTGATGGGAATCATTGAAGAAAATGATATGAATTTGGAAAGGTTTAATGAGATAGTAGCCATCCAACAAGGTCAGTCTGATGAAGAAGTTGAACCAAAAGAATTAGAAAAATTTAATGCAGCTGCTCAAGAAGTTATGGCGCATAATCAAAAAACCCAGTCTAAAATGGTAGCAGCACTTAAAAATCATGATATTAGTGAAGAAAAATATCAAAATATTATGATGGCTTATCAACAAGATGAGGAATTTAGAAAAAAAGTTGATTCAATTGTTCAGGCTAAAGCCAATGGATAA
- the pbpC gene encoding penicillin-binding protein 1C, protein MWRKWIKFKKWQWGLIIVISIAITYFSIPPGKPYFEVDYSTVVKSDDGSLLHVFLNKNEQWFLPPDTSSIPKKLEDAVLLYEDQNFHLHSGVDIGAVFRATYQNIRSGRIISGASTLPMQVVRLRHQNDRNIFYKVLEAIEAIKISFHFSKEKVLKMYLQHAPYGGNVIGFQTAAHKFFGKPIHSLTWSEAATLAVLPNSPGLIYPSKTNNRLFQKRNALLKKLFDKEYINELSYQLSILEPVPDEFITFKSSAPHAAFFLRSQYPAQKILNTTIDKNLQDKANYIAQKYEELYAADGIRNLACLIADSKTGEVKAYVGSPDFYDNANKGQVDGVRAYRSSGSILKPFLYALSMDEGLILPETFIRDLPTYFDGFSPNNASEDFQGVVTAKEALVKSLNIPAVRLLNSYGLFQFYSFLQEAGIKSLFRSADEYGLPLILGGAEVSVWDMVMLYRGFANEGKFSNNIILKDPESKSQKGAQLISAGSSYLTLDMLKDLKRPGSEYFWQKFNNAKDFSWKTGTSYGHKDAWAVGLNPEYTIAVWVGNFDGESNKNLSGANSAGPVLFDLLEALPSTSKEWFEFNEMDFREMKICSVSGFRASENCPKADAVYAPYGMRSMKSCDYHQKKYLSYNKDLQTCSACWDDLGAIPTKLLEYPPDIAYYLRRKGAFIESIPPHNPECSRYKAEISSKIIYPNMDAKLFLPVDFNGELQKVICKVGHTSSVNKVYWYLNEEYIGETDRQHKMAVTFKSGWNELKIVDDLGGEDLQKVFAVIKE, encoded by the coding sequence ATGTGGAGGAAATGGATTAAATTTAAAAAATGGCAGTGGGGATTGATTATTGTCATTTCCATTGCCATTACTTATTTTTCCATCCCACCTGGAAAACCATATTTTGAGGTTGATTATAGCACAGTAGTAAAATCGGATGATGGTAGTCTCTTGCATGTATTCCTGAATAAGAATGAGCAATGGTTTCTACCACCAGATACTAGCTCCATACCGAAGAAACTAGAAGATGCTGTTCTTTTATATGAGGATCAAAATTTTCACTTACATTCAGGGGTTGATATCGGGGCAGTTTTCCGAGCGACCTATCAAAACATTAGATCAGGAAGAATAATCAGTGGTGCCAGTACGCTGCCAATGCAGGTAGTTCGATTACGGCATCAGAATGATAGAAATATCTTTTATAAAGTACTTGAAGCTATTGAAGCCATCAAAATTAGTTTTCATTTTTCGAAAGAAAAAGTACTTAAGATGTATTTGCAACATGCTCCCTATGGCGGGAATGTTATTGGTTTTCAGACAGCAGCTCATAAATTCTTTGGCAAGCCTATTCATTCACTAACATGGAGTGAGGCAGCCACCTTAGCAGTATTACCAAATTCTCCGGGCTTGATTTATCCTTCCAAAACCAACAATAGATTATTTCAAAAGCGAAATGCATTACTGAAAAAACTTTTTGATAAGGAGTATATTAATGAGCTTAGCTATCAACTAAGTATTCTGGAGCCTGTTCCAGATGAATTTATCACATTTAAAAGTTCCGCACCGCATGCAGCTTTCTTTTTAAGATCTCAATATCCCGCTCAAAAGATATTAAATACCACAATAGATAAAAACTTACAAGATAAAGCCAATTACATCGCTCAAAAATATGAAGAACTCTATGCAGCGGATGGCATTAGAAATCTGGCATGTTTAATAGCAGATTCAAAAACTGGTGAGGTTAAAGCCTATGTTGGCTCACCTGATTTTTATGACAACGCCAATAAAGGTCAGGTTGATGGTGTGAGGGCCTACAGATCAAGCGGAAGTATTTTGAAGCCATTTTTATATGCATTAAGTATGGATGAAGGGTTGATTCTACCAGAAACATTTATTCGTGATCTGCCGACTTATTTTGATGGTTTTTCGCCAAATAATGCCAGCGAAGATTTCCAAGGGGTTGTAACTGCAAAAGAGGCTTTGGTGAAATCCCTGAATATACCAGCGGTTCGTTTGCTCAATAGCTATGGATTATTTCAGTTTTATAGTTTCTTACAGGAAGCAGGGATTAAAAGTCTCTTTCGTTCCGCAGACGAATATGGATTGCCCCTAATCTTGGGTGGGGCAGAAGTCAGTGTCTGGGATATGGTGATGCTTTATCGAGGTTTTGCAAATGAAGGAAAGTTCTCCAATAATATTATTTTGAAAGATCCTGAGTCAAAAAGCCAAAAAGGAGCGCAATTGATCAGTGCGGGAAGCTCTTACCTTACGCTAGATATGTTAAAAGATTTGAAACGGCCTGGAAGTGAGTATTTCTGGCAGAAATTTAATAATGCAAAAGATTTTTCCTGGAAGACGGGCACTAGTTATGGGCACAAAGATGCTTGGGCTGTAGGTTTAAATCCTGAGTATACCATTGCCGTTTGGGTCGGGAATTTTGATGGGGAGAGTAATAAAAACTTGAGTGGAGCCAATTCTGCTGGTCCAGTACTTTTTGATTTGCTTGAAGCACTACCATCAACATCAAAAGAGTGGTTCGAATTTAATGAAATGGATTTTAGAGAAATGAAAATTTGTTCTGTTTCGGGCTTTAGAGCATCTGAAAATTGCCCGAAAGCTGATGCTGTATATGCGCCATATGGCATGAGATCAATGAAAAGTTGTGATTATCATCAAAAGAAATATCTAAGTTATAATAAGGATTTACAAACCTGTTCAGCTTGTTGGGATGACTTAGGCGCAATACCTACAAAACTATTAGAATACCCACCTGATATAGCGTATTATCTAAGAAGAAAAGGAGCTTTTATAGAGTCTATACCACCGCACAATCCTGAATGTAGTAGATATAAAGCCGAAATAAGTAGTAAAATTATTTATCCAAATATGGATGCTAAGCTATTTCTCCCCGTAGATTTTAATGGTGAATTGCAAAAAGTGATTTGCAAGGTTGGTCATACATCTTCTGTGAATAAAGTGTATTGGTATCTCAATGAAGAATATATAGGGGAGACGGATAGACAACATAAAATGGCTGTTACCTTTAAATCTGGATGGAATGAATTGAAAATTGTGGATGATTTAGGTGGTGAAGATTTACAAAAGGTATTCGCTGTTATCAAAGAATGA
- a CDS encoding alpha-2-macroglobulin family protein, whose translation MIISAFVLRNKENILIEVSDGGNGHVSSSFFSAYRYGSVPGGDLNEGNLALKSDKEKYAPYETAKIKLPNPKAGRVLVTIEQGRDMMDWFWIDPSKQSSEELVVDIPIKKDMVPNIYVTVSVIQQHDQTQNDRPIRMFGIIPLMIEDPDTKLEYNIRMAQDLTPNEDFEVEINTANGKKSQFTIAVVDEGLLSLTQFRTPNPWASFYKKIGLQVETYDVFSHVISANKNDVFQTFSIGGGIEMDYRESQTDLNDDTKRFKPVSMFKGPFMTDAKGKATVKFHMPNYNGAVRVMVVGTQNGSYGHADKTVPVKSDIIMQPTIPRILKPGDEFILPVALFKVNPLVKTAKFDLKITGPLEIIGDASKTVDFSNQEDSQIKFKVKVKEVVGQAKIRLEGSSGNIKVENETDIAITPAASRVYDKTTQDVGIGKNIDMKVSSIGLEGTNNATLDINIFPNMDFEHRLKWLIRYPYGCIEQTVSSVFPQLYLKKMGYYDEEESSEIDENINEGITRLQQFLLSDGSFSYWPGNSKASEWGTNYACHYLIEAENLGYSVPDYLYESAINGLNRQSSRRSGKLATRVNRVFILSLAKKRPISEMNLLMENELSKMNNAEKWMLAAAYHLSGVENVKDKIIDGASTETKEYEPFSYNFGSKYRDDAIILYCATLMDDMETAELMAKQVAKALSSTEYLSTQSAGYMLLALGNYFDKANIDFGGGKVISGEIKLADGSTVEFNENGRFRMPINNNFNKNISISLNDDSNVDKVYATLSWNGVPLKDEAPSVEKNLSLDVEYYDDEGRIINPETTKQGQTFYARFSVKNTSPASRASEIALVQILPSGWQIDNTRLKESVAPSWMNQWNINKEDYVDIRDDRAMWFFDVEGNIEYDFVVKLNAVSAGEYQLPATLVEAMYNPDYKAKNTSRKVYVEEMD comes from the coding sequence TTGATTATATCAGCTTTCGTCCTGCGGAACAAGGAGAATATTCTTATTGAAGTAAGTGATGGCGGAAATGGACATGTTAGTTCTTCTTTCTTCAGTGCCTACCGTTACGGAAGCGTGCCTGGTGGAGATCTGAACGAAGGGAATTTAGCCTTAAAATCCGATAAGGAAAAGTATGCTCCATATGAAACTGCCAAGATAAAACTACCAAATCCTAAAGCGGGAAGAGTTTTAGTCACCATAGAGCAGGGACGTGATATGATGGATTGGTTCTGGATAGATCCTTCCAAACAGTCTTCCGAAGAGCTAGTGGTTGATATTCCAATTAAAAAAGATATGGTGCCGAATATTTATGTGACTGTTTCTGTTATTCAGCAACATGATCAGACACAAAATGATAGACCCATCAGAATGTTTGGTATTATTCCTCTTATGATTGAGGATCCTGATACAAAGCTTGAATACAACATCAGGATGGCTCAAGATTTAACGCCTAATGAAGATTTTGAGGTGGAAATCAATACTGCAAACGGCAAAAAATCACAATTTACCATTGCTGTAGTAGACGAAGGACTTCTGAGCCTCACTCAGTTTAGGACTCCTAATCCTTGGGCATCTTTTTACAAAAAAATTGGTCTTCAAGTGGAGACCTATGATGTGTTTTCACATGTAATCAGTGCCAATAAAAATGATGTGTTCCAAACTTTCTCCATTGGTGGTGGCATTGAAATGGACTATAGGGAATCTCAAACTGACCTGAATGATGACACCAAAAGATTCAAACCTGTGAGTATGTTCAAGGGGCCATTCATGACAGATGCAAAAGGAAAAGCTACCGTAAAATTCCATATGCCTAATTATAATGGAGCAGTGAGGGTAATGGTAGTGGGTACTCAAAATGGCAGCTATGGTCATGCAGATAAAACCGTGCCCGTTAAATCTGATATTATTATGCAGCCTACAATTCCAAGGATATTAAAACCTGGAGATGAGTTTATCCTTCCTGTTGCTTTATTCAAGGTAAATCCTTTGGTAAAAACAGCCAAGTTTGATTTAAAAATAACTGGCCCACTAGAAATAATCGGTGATGCCAGTAAAACAGTTGATTTTAGTAATCAGGAAGATTCACAGATTAAATTTAAAGTGAAAGTAAAGGAAGTGGTGGGACAAGCGAAGATCAGGTTAGAAGGCAGTTCCGGCAATATCAAAGTAGAGAATGAAACTGATATTGCTATAACCCCCGCAGCAAGTAGGGTTTATGATAAAACAACACAGGATGTTGGTATAGGCAAAAATATCGATATGAAAGTGTCTTCAATAGGTTTAGAGGGTACGAATAATGCCACTCTAGATATTAACATCTTTCCGAATATGGATTTTGAACATCGCTTGAAATGGCTGATACGTTATCCTTATGGTTGTATTGAACAAACAGTTTCCTCAGTATTTCCTCAGCTGTATCTGAAAAAAATGGGCTATTATGATGAAGAAGAATCTAGCGAAATCGATGAAAATATCAATGAGGGCATTACCCGCTTACAACAGTTTTTGCTTAGCGATGGAAGTTTCTCTTATTGGCCAGGAAATAGTAAAGCATCAGAATGGGGAACCAATTATGCTTGTCATTACTTAATTGAAGCTGAAAATCTTGGATATTCGGTTCCTGATTATTTGTATGAAAGTGCAATTAACGGGCTGAACAGGCAGTCCAGTCGTAGAAGTGGAAAGTTAGCTACAAGAGTGAACAGAGTATTTATTCTTAGCCTAGCGAAGAAAAGACCAATTTCGGAGATGAATTTGTTAATGGAAAATGAACTCTCGAAAATGAACAATGCTGAAAAATGGATGTTAGCAGCAGCCTACCATCTATCAGGTGTGGAAAATGTTAAGGATAAGATCATTGATGGAGCAAGTACAGAAACAAAAGAGTATGAGCCATTTTCCTATAATTTCGGTTCTAAATATCGTGATGATGCCATTATTCTGTATTGCGCCACTTTGATGGATGATATGGAAACAGCTGAACTGATGGCAAAACAAGTAGCTAAAGCTTTATCTTCAACAGAATATCTAAGCACCCAAAGCGCAGGTTATATGTTACTAGCATTAGGAAATTACTTTGACAAGGCGAATATTGATTTTGGTGGTGGAAAAGTAATCAGTGGAGAAATTAAATTAGCTGACGGAAGTACCGTTGAATTTAATGAGAATGGCAGGTTTAGAATGCCTATAAATAACAATTTCAATAAAAATATCAGCATTAGTTTGAATGATGATTCAAATGTAGATAAAGTATATGCTACTCTTTCCTGGAATGGAGTTCCTTTAAAGGATGAAGCTCCTAGTGTGGAGAAAAACCTGTCATTAGATGTAGAATATTATGATGATGAAGGAAGGATTATAAATCCTGAAACTACAAAGCAGGGTCAAACTTTTTATGCTCGATTTAGCGTAAAAAATACTTCCCCAGCGAGTAGGGCTTCTGAAATAGCTCTAGTACAAATTTTACCTTCAGGATGGCAAATTGATAATACTAGGTTGAAGGAATCCGTTGCTCCTAGCTGGATGAATCAGTGGAATATCAATAAAGAAGATTATGTGGATATTCGGGATGATAGAGCCATGTGGTTTTTTGATGTGGAAGGTAATATTGAATATGACTTTGTAGTAAAGTTAAATGCAGTATCTGCAGGTGAATATCAACTGCCTGCTACTTTAGTGGAGGCTATGTATAATCCTGATTATAAAGCCAAAAACACAAGCAGAAAAGTATATGTGGAGGAAATGGATTAA